In the Oscillospiraceae bacterium genome, CGGCCAGGCTGCGGCGGCTGCGCTTGGCCTGCAGGACGCGGTACATATCGATGTAGTTGCCGATGAGGGCGCCGGTGATCATGATCGGCTCGTTTTGCAGGGCCAGCAGCGTTTTCAGCTTTTGCTGGGCCTGGTCGGTGCGGCCGGCGGCCACCAGCTTGACCATATCAAAGGTGTCAGCATCCAGCGTGACAGTGCCCAGCTGGGCCACCATCTCGGCGGTGATGGTACCATAGCCGGAGAGGGCCGCCAGTTTGTCGATCTCATTTTTCAGCAAAAACTGGTCCTCGCCGCAGCGGTCCAGCAGGGCGGCTTCCGCGCCCTTAGCAAACAGAGCGCCGCATTCGTTTGCCCAACTGCGTGCCATCTCCTGCAAGGCGGCGCGGCCGGGTTTATTGAGCTGCACGCAGTAGCCCAGCTTCTCACAGGCCGTGATCAGCTTTTGCTCCCGCTTGCCGGGGCGCAGCTTGCCGAACTTTTCCTCGATGACGCTGGTCATGACGAAGATGGCGTTTTCGGTGTCGGCCAGCGTATCGCAGAGGTCCTGCAGGTCCTTGTCCGAGTAGGTGGACGGGCGGATGAGGGGCATCAGCACCAGCCGCCGCCCACCGAAGAAGGAGATGGTGCCCGCTGCCAGCACGATCTCCTCCACCCGGGGCGCGGGGCCGTCCAGCACGGTGGTCTCGGGGTCATCCTCGTTCAGCACCTTCAGCGCCTTTTGGGCGGCGGTGTGGACGAGGGCCTCGTCGGCAGCGTAAAAGTAGTACAGCCCGCAGCCGGAGCGGAGCCGTTTATTCAGTTCGTTTTCACTGTAAAGCAACGCGTTCTGCCTCCTTGATCTGGAGCGAGCGGCCGGGCCGCAGTTGGATAAAGGGAATGTCCTGCCCATAGTATACCTGCTGGACGCCCGGCTGGTCAAGCCAGCGGGGCGAAGATGCGGTGGTCAGGATGGCGGCAGGCTGTACCGAATCCGACAGCGCCCCCGCCGCGCAGAGGACGTCCACCGCCACCGGCGCAGACAGGGCGGTGCTGCCTGCCATGACGGCAATGTGACTGCGGCCATCCCCTACCACGGCCAGATTGCCGCCGGAGGTGTGGTAGATGTCCAGCGTCAGGCCGTTTAAAATAGGCCGGGTGGTGTAGGCGCCCGTAGTTTGGGCAGTGCATATTTCCTCGGTGTCAAAGGTGATTTCTGTGCCGCTGCGGCGCAGATCCACCGTAAGCACCTGCTCGGCGGCGCCGTGGTCGGCCAGGTAGCTGCGCACGGCGCGCAGGTTGGTTTCCCCGCCACGGAACAGCACCACCGCCTGGCCATCCTGCGCACAGACGACCGCCGGGTTGCCTGCGGTGCCTACAAGTGCCATGGTAACAACGCCTTTCTGCATCTGCACACCCAGCACAATGGCCACTGCCGCGCAAACCACCCCCGCCGGCAGGAACCAGCGGAACCTGCCCGCCGCATAATATACCAGCGCCAGTATGCCCAGCAGGACCAGCACCAGCAGCGTGTACTCCCGCGGGAGGTACAGCCGGGCCAACGGCAGGGCAGCGCACCAGGAGGCCAGCGCGTAAAAAATCCGCAGCCAGACCGCCAGCAGGAAACTAGCCATATGGGCCAGCGGGGCCGCAATGGCAAGCGGGATGGCGACAATTTGCAAAGCCAGCACGACAAGGCCCAGTACCAGCGCGGGCTGGAGCATCCAGACTGTGAGCAAGTTGGCAAGGACACCCACGCCGCTGGTTGTCAGGCCCTGGGCGACCAGCACCGGCAGGGTCGCCAGCGATGCCAGCGCCGCCGTCTGCACAGTGGAAAGCACAGTCAGCCCGGCGCGGCGCAGTTGGGCCTGCCAGCCCTCGGCATCCTGGCCGGGGATATGCGCTTCTTCCCAACGGGTAAGCGCCACGGATGCCTGCACGCCCAGCACGGCGCAGAAGGAA is a window encoding:
- the holA gene encoding DNA polymerase III subunit delta; translation: MLYSENELNKRLRSGCGLYYFYAADEALVHTAAQKALKVLNEDDPETTVLDGPAPRVEEIVLAAGTISFFGGRRLVLMPLIRPSTYSDKDLQDLCDTLADTENAIFVMTSVIEEKFGKLRPGKREQKLITACEKLGYCVQLNKPGRAALQEMARSWANECGALFAKGAEAALLDRCGEDQFLLKNEIDKLAALSGYGTITAEMVAQLGTVTLDADTFDMVKLVAAGRTDQAQQKLKTLLALQNEPIMITGALIGNYIDMYRVLQAKRSRRSLADVAKDFGYGGKWSYRLGETERTASRFKRRQLEKCLEVLQKLDTDLKSSKLDADLLMQKALCELALAGRS
- a CDS encoding ComEC/Rec2 family competence protein, giving the protein MKRKLAIFGLCFAGAELFAANMPPLVLVPAAALLLLLLFLSIVRRSRALPLVLGAVAGLCWFCAFSFAVFRPVRALAGQTVTCMVTVETDATAAYQNGQLRGTLTVTGINGKSCHFKMRSNGFPAQEPGETFTADFTMTDLPKDAYRASRLSRGILLQGEYTGGYKTGADSCAPRFALYRLRKNASALLRRWLPRDLGGLEAAMLLGDKAALPDTVQDTFRAAGISHLLAVSGLHLALLCGLFSFGRRRRFYRPLILVRAVVAVFYMLLTGLPISVLRAGIVFLLVLLGDWFYQPIDLLTLTGAAAVLLGLQNPYAPCDIGFQLSFCAVLGVQASVALTRWEEAHIPGQDAEGWQAQLRRAGLTVLSTVQTAALASLATLPVLVAQGLTTSGVGVLANLLTVWMLQPALVLGLVVLALQIVAIPLAIAAPLAHMASFLLAVWLRIFYALASWCAALPLARLYLPREYTLLVLVLLGILALVYYAAGRFRWFLPAGVVCAAVAIVLGVQMQKGVVTMALVGTAGNPAVVCAQDGQAVVLFRGGETNLRAVRSYLADHGAAEQVLTVDLRRSGTEITFDTEEICTAQTTGAYTTRPILNGLTLDIYHTSGGNLAVVGDGRSHIAVMAGSTALSAPVAVDVLCAAGALSDSVQPAAILTTASSPRWLDQPGVQQVYYGQDIPFIQLRPGRSLQIKEAERVALQ